The Amycolatopsis viridis genome window below encodes:
- a CDS encoding ABC transporter substrate-binding protein, translated as MSHSLSGLSRRSFLRYTGLAGTAAAFSVTLGACGGPSSTNSTGNSTGTLTAVIGYGNNQTWDPLQTASAFSMAANLHCYESLVEGDPITRDPFPGLAKALPADLTGTSLKFELRDGAKWHDGTPVTADDVVFTYARVLDPKEKVLVHSFFADWLAEVRKTGENSVEFVLKHPFPYALQRIQTAKICPKHVFEGKWSDAAGGKVVGSGPYKVVEQAPLSYTRFEKFADYNGPRPAAYQSMLWKSIVDAAPRVAAISGSNPEAQIVDNIPPANADQLRKAGRTVEFADGGNNLFLMFNTTHAPFTDKRVRQALHYAIDKQKMIQIGLQGAGTAATSFINPKLPASQPAANDFTYNPAKAKELLQQAGITNLSVTLSTTNTSLVADCVKVIKEGWDAIGVTTTLDSQDTKALFSKLDSGKDFEVVATTNNPLQFGNDPDLLTRYYYDTTSVLMTTYARWTGPESQALLQLQNQAASETDETRRRQLTKQLLDMISDHAVIYPVVFTQLGTAWDARKINGVRAQGYPGIYLNQAKPA; from the coding sequence ATGTCGCACAGCTTGTCCGGGCTCAGCCGCCGTAGTTTCCTGCGGTACACCGGGCTGGCCGGCACGGCCGCGGCCTTCTCGGTCACCCTGGGTGCCTGTGGCGGACCTTCGTCCACCAACTCCACGGGCAACTCGACCGGCACGCTCACCGCGGTCATCGGCTACGGCAACAACCAGACCTGGGACCCGCTGCAGACCGCGTCCGCGTTCTCCATGGCGGCGAACCTGCACTGCTACGAGTCGCTCGTCGAGGGCGACCCGATCACGCGCGACCCGTTCCCGGGGCTCGCCAAGGCGCTGCCCGCCGACCTGACCGGGACCAGCCTGAAGTTCGAGCTGCGCGACGGCGCGAAGTGGCACGACGGAACTCCGGTGACCGCCGACGACGTCGTGTTCACCTACGCCCGCGTGCTCGACCCGAAGGAGAAGGTGCTGGTGCACAGCTTCTTCGCGGACTGGCTCGCCGAGGTGCGCAAGACCGGCGAGAACTCCGTGGAGTTCGTGCTCAAGCACCCCTTCCCGTACGCGCTGCAGCGCATCCAGACCGCGAAGATCTGCCCCAAGCACGTCTTCGAGGGCAAGTGGAGCGACGCCGCCGGCGGCAAGGTCGTCGGCTCCGGGCCGTACAAGGTCGTCGAGCAGGCCCCGTTGTCCTACACGCGCTTCGAGAAGTTCGCCGACTACAACGGCCCGCGCCCGGCCGCCTACCAGTCGATGCTGTGGAAGTCCATCGTCGACGCGGCACCACGCGTGGCCGCCATCTCGGGCAGCAACCCGGAGGCGCAGATCGTCGACAACATCCCGCCAGCCAACGCCGACCAGCTGCGCAAGGCCGGCCGCACGGTCGAGTTCGCCGACGGCGGCAACAACCTGTTCCTGATGTTCAACACCACCCACGCGCCGTTCACCGACAAGCGCGTGCGGCAGGCCCTGCACTACGCCATCGACAAGCAGAAGATGATCCAGATCGGGTTGCAGGGTGCGGGCACCGCCGCCACCTCCTTCATCAACCCGAAGCTGCCGGCCTCGCAGCCCGCGGCCAACGACTTCACCTACAACCCGGCCAAGGCCAAGGAATTGCTGCAGCAGGCCGGCATCACCAACCTCTCGGTCACGCTGTCCACCACCAACACCTCGCTCGTCGCCGACTGCGTCAAGGTCATCAAGGAGGGCTGGGACGCGATCGGCGTGACCACCACCCTCGACTCGCAGGACACCAAGGCGCTGTTCTCCAAACTGGACAGCGGCAAGGACTTCGAGGTGGTCGCCACCACGAACAACCCGCTGCAGTTCGGCAACGACCCGGACCTGCTCACGCGCTACTACTACGACACCACCTCGGTGCTGATGACCACCTACGCCCGCTGGACCGGGCCGGAGTCGCAGGCGCTGCTGCAACTGCAGAACCAGGCGGCGTCCGAAACCGACGAGACCCGCCGCAGGCAGCTCACCAAGCAGCTGCTCGACATGATCTCCGACCACGCGGTCATCTACCCCGTGGTGTTCACCCAGCTCGGCACCGCGTGGGACGCGCGGAAGATCAACGGCGTCCGCGCGCAGGGTTACCCGGGCATCTACCTCAACCAGGCCAAGCCGGCCTGA
- a CDS encoding acetylxylan esterase yields MTTTYDLPLSELSEYRPALEEPPDLDAFWAAALSEAAAFDLDPVFRPHETLLRTVEVFDTSFTGAHGQRISAWLVLPRQRPEKLPCVVQYLGYNLGRGLPHDVLTWSAFGYAHLVVDTRGQGGKTLPGATADTMPAPPGPHVPGFMTLGILDPAQYFYRRVYVDAVRAVAAARAHPAVDADRMVVAGGSQGGGITLAAAALAPDIAAAMPDVPFLCHFRRGAEIATDGPYLELVTWLAAHRQRSAEAFATLRYFDAAVLAPRASAPALFSVALRDPVCPPSTVFAAFNRYGGPGEIRVWEWNQHEGGQGAQVAEQAAWLAKTLA; encoded by the coding sequence GTGACCACCACCTACGATCTGCCCCTGTCCGAGTTGTCGGAATACCGCCCAGCGCTGGAGGAGCCGCCGGACCTGGACGCGTTCTGGGCCGCCGCGTTGTCCGAGGCGGCGGCGTTCGACCTCGATCCGGTGTTCCGCCCGCACGAGACGCTGCTGCGCACGGTCGAGGTGTTCGACACCTCGTTCACGGGCGCGCACGGCCAGCGGATCTCGGCGTGGCTGGTGCTGCCCCGGCAGCGGCCGGAGAAGCTGCCGTGCGTGGTGCAGTACCTCGGGTACAACCTGGGCCGGGGCCTGCCGCACGACGTCCTCACCTGGTCGGCGTTCGGCTACGCCCACCTCGTGGTGGACACGCGTGGTCAGGGCGGGAAAACGCTGCCCGGCGCCACCGCCGACACGATGCCCGCGCCGCCCGGGCCGCACGTGCCCGGGTTCATGACCCTGGGCATCCTGGACCCGGCGCAGTACTTCTACCGGCGGGTCTACGTGGACGCGGTGCGGGCGGTGGCCGCGGCGCGGGCGCACCCGGCGGTGGACGCGGACCGGATGGTGGTGGCCGGCGGCAGCCAGGGCGGCGGCATCACGCTCGCCGCGGCCGCGCTGGCGCCGGACATCGCCGCGGCGATGCCGGATGTGCCGTTCCTGTGCCACTTCCGGCGTGGAGCGGAAATCGCGACCGACGGCCCCTACCTGGAACTGGTGACGTGGCTGGCCGCGCACCGCCAGCGGTCGGCGGAGGCGTTCGCCACGTTGCGGTACTTCGACGCTGCGGTGCTGGCCCCGCGGGCATCGGCGCCGGCGTTGTTCAGCGTGGCGCTGCGGGATCCGGTGTGCCCGCCGTCCACGGTGTTCGCGGCCTTCAACCGCTACGGCGGCCCCGGCGAGATCCGGGTCTGGGAGTGGAACCAGCACGAGGGCGGGCAGGGCGCGCAGGTCGCCGAGCAGGCCGCCTGGCTCGCCAAGACCCTGGCCTGA
- a CDS encoding FadR/GntR family transcriptional regulator — protein sequence MARPQLGDEISKRIIDLIIERDLPPGSPMPTELDLMADIGVSRNSIREAIRALRALGIVEVRHGYGTFVGSAGSEALRTWLLFRTRTPGAGTTGRLRDLLEVREMLETELTRRVARRHRPELIADLEERVARMRRKGPDSATADREFHDLICAEAGFDLARELTRLFWDVYQAAESELGGPAGSAVTTAKRHQAIVDALVSADPDAAEEAVHRHFDEVRKRAKAGAYGGLGAATPC from the coding sequence GTGGCACGCCCTCAGCTCGGCGACGAAATCAGCAAACGGATCATCGACCTGATCATCGAGCGGGATCTGCCGCCCGGGTCGCCGATGCCCACCGAGCTGGACCTGATGGCCGACATCGGGGTGAGCCGCAACTCGATCCGCGAGGCGATCCGCGCGCTGCGGGCGCTCGGGATCGTCGAGGTCCGGCACGGGTACGGCACGTTCGTCGGCTCGGCCGGGTCCGAGGCGCTGCGCACCTGGCTGCTGTTCCGCACGCGGACACCCGGGGCCGGCACGACCGGCCGGCTGCGGGACCTGCTCGAGGTGCGGGAGATGCTGGAGACCGAGCTGACGCGGCGCGTGGCCCGGCGGCACCGGCCCGAGCTGATCGCCGACCTGGAGGAGCGCGTCGCCCGGATGCGCCGGAAGGGCCCGGACAGCGCGACCGCCGACCGCGAGTTCCACGACCTGATCTGCGCCGAGGCGGGGTTCGACCTGGCGCGCGAGCTGACGCGGTTGTTCTGGGACGTCTACCAGGCGGCGGAGTCCGAGCTGGGTGGTCCGGCGGGATCGGCGGTGACCACGGCGAAGCGGCACCAGGCGATCGTCGATGCGCTGGTCTCGGCCGACCCGGACGCCGCGGAGGAAGCCGTGCACCGGCATTTCGACGAGGTCCGCAAGCGGGCGAAGGCCGGTGCGTACGGCGGGCTGGGCGCGGCGACGCCCTGCTGA
- a CDS encoding dipeptide/oligopeptide/nickel ABC transporter permease/ATP-binding protein → MRQLYRPGLTKRLSRPGIRFRRLGTASWVAVVLLVLLALVALVGPLLVKDPYALGTEVTGPNAAHWFGTDQSGRDILSRVVHGTRWSLAIGLGAAVLALLAGALIGAIAATSGRAVDAVIMRVLDVLMAFPGIALAAVFVAVFGRGIEVLIFAIAFVNVPPVARVVRANVLAQYGEDYVAAEHIIGARRFFILVRHVAVNCAAPILVYCTVMVADAIVFEASLSFIGAGIQPPDPSWGSVLSDGKDMVLTGGWWATLFPGLMILITVLALNVLSEGISDAWAAPSARTARAAEVAKAVVAEEAAENVAPVLPIRGLREVGERLSRRSRTLTDREPLLSVEGLTISFPERHNGVNVVDDVSFTVRPGEVLGLIGESGCGKSLTALSVVGLQPRTAQLSGRLMFDGHDLLTMKPSARRRHLGHDIAMIYQDALSSLNPAMTIHAQLKQFTRRGGTRSPRELVELVNLDPDRTLGAYPHELSGGQRQRVLIAMALSRSPKLIVADEPTTALDVTVQAQVIALLLRLQEELGFALVLVSHDLALVSDVADRVVVMYGGQVAEAGTTAEIVGAPRHHYTRGLLSAVLSLEENDARLTQIKGVVPPPAEFAPGCRFSDRCPAARAHCRVEPPVVAGDGMHHLVACHHPAEPITAPEVLVKGAPA, encoded by the coding sequence ATGCGGCAGCTGTACCGGCCCGGGCTCACGAAACGGCTGTCCCGGCCCGGTATCCGGTTCCGGCGGCTCGGCACGGCGTCCTGGGTCGCGGTCGTGCTGCTGGTCCTGCTAGCGCTGGTCGCCCTCGTCGGACCGCTGCTGGTCAAGGACCCGTACGCGCTGGGCACCGAGGTCACCGGGCCGAACGCCGCGCACTGGTTCGGCACCGACCAGTCCGGTCGCGACATCCTCTCCCGCGTGGTGCACGGCACCCGCTGGTCGCTCGCGATCGGCCTGGGGGCCGCCGTGCTCGCGCTGCTCGCCGGCGCGCTGATCGGCGCGATCGCCGCCACCTCGGGGCGCGCGGTGGACGCGGTGATCATGCGCGTGCTGGACGTGCTGATGGCCTTCCCGGGCATCGCGCTCGCCGCGGTGTTCGTGGCGGTGTTCGGCCGCGGCATCGAGGTGCTGATCTTCGCGATCGCGTTCGTCAACGTGCCGCCGGTGGCGCGGGTGGTCCGGGCCAACGTGCTCGCGCAGTACGGCGAGGACTACGTGGCGGCCGAGCACATCATCGGCGCCCGGCGGTTCTTCATCCTGGTGCGGCACGTCGCGGTGAACTGCGCCGCGCCGATCCTGGTGTACTGCACGGTGATGGTCGCCGACGCCATCGTCTTCGAGGCGTCGCTGTCGTTCATCGGCGCGGGCATCCAGCCGCCCGACCCGTCGTGGGGCTCGGTGCTCTCCGACGGCAAGGACATGGTGCTGACCGGCGGCTGGTGGGCCACCCTGTTCCCCGGCCTGATGATCCTGATCACCGTGCTGGCGCTGAACGTGCTGTCGGAAGGGATTTCCGACGCGTGGGCCGCGCCGTCGGCCCGCACCGCCCGTGCCGCGGAGGTCGCGAAGGCGGTCGTCGCCGAGGAGGCGGCCGAGAACGTCGCGCCGGTGCTGCCGATCCGCGGCCTGCGTGAGGTCGGCGAGCGGCTCAGCCGCCGTTCCCGCACCCTCACCGACCGCGAACCTCTGCTGTCGGTGGAGGGGCTGACGATCTCCTTCCCGGAACGGCACAACGGCGTCAACGTGGTCGACGACGTGTCGTTCACCGTCCGGCCGGGCGAGGTGCTGGGCCTGATCGGCGAGTCCGGCTGCGGCAAGTCGCTGACCGCGCTGTCGGTCGTCGGCCTGCAACCGCGGACCGCGCAGCTGTCCGGCCGGCTGATGTTCGACGGGCACGACCTGCTGACGATGAAACCGTCGGCGCGGCGCCGGCACCTCGGGCACGACATCGCGATGATCTACCAGGACGCGCTCAGCTCGCTGAACCCGGCGATGACGATCCACGCGCAGCTCAAGCAGTTCACCCGGCGCGGCGGCACGCGCAGCCCGCGTGAACTCGTCGAGCTCGTGAACCTCGACCCGGACCGGACGTTGGGGGCCTATCCGCACGAGCTGTCCGGCGGGCAGCGCCAGCGGGTGCTGATCGCGATGGCGCTGTCCCGCAGCCCCAAGCTGATCGTGGCCGACGAGCCGACCACCGCGCTCGACGTGACGGTCCAGGCGCAGGTCATCGCGCTGCTGCTGCGCCTGCAGGAGGAACTCGGGTTCGCGCTCGTGCTGGTGTCGCACGACCTGGCGCTGGTGTCCGACGTCGCCGACCGCGTGGTGGTGATGTACGGCGGGCAGGTCGCCGAAGCCGGCACGACCGCGGAGATCGTCGGCGCGCCGCGGCACCACTACACGCGCGGCCTGCTCAGCGCGGTGCTGTCGCTGGAGGAGAACGATGCGAGGCTCACCCAGATCAAGGGTGTCGTCCCCCCGCCCGCCGAGTTCGCCCCCGGCTGCCGGTTCTCCGACCGCTGCCCCGCCGCGCGGGCGCACTGCCGGGTCGAGCCGCCGGTGGTCGCCGGTGACGGCATGCACCACCTGGTCGCCTGCCACCACCCCGCCGAACCGATCACCGCACCGGAGGTCCTGGTGAAGGGAGCCCCGGCATGA
- a CDS encoding ABC transporter permease codes for MVVVLRMLLARILALIPLLLGVILFVFVVMQFSPVDPALAAFDGANATQEQLDQFRRDNGLLDPLPLQYVHFVWHLLQGDFGTSVITREPVGHTIATALPLTVQLTLLGLLIAVVASLVLGVTSALFRDRWPDQLIRIVTLAGVAAPAFWIAVLLVQWLAVGQGLFPTSGYVSPADSFGGWLNSLTLPAVSLALPVAAQLTRIIRTSMVEELDKDYVRTARGGGLPPVVVVGRNVLRNALINPLTVLGLRVGYLLGGAVVIETMFALPGMGQNMIRAVTDGDTAKVQGFVITIAVGFVLVNLIVDVLYLIVNPRLRSRS; via the coding sequence ATGGTCGTCGTCCTCCGGATGCTGCTCGCGCGCATCCTCGCCCTGATCCCGCTGCTGCTCGGCGTGATCCTGTTCGTGTTCGTGGTCATGCAGTTCTCCCCCGTCGACCCGGCGCTGGCCGCGTTCGACGGGGCGAACGCCACCCAGGAGCAGCTCGACCAGTTCCGCCGGGACAACGGTCTGCTCGACCCGCTGCCGCTGCAGTACGTGCACTTCGTGTGGCACCTGCTGCAGGGTGACTTCGGCACGAGCGTGATCACCCGGGAACCGGTGGGGCACACCATCGCCACCGCGCTGCCGCTGACGGTGCAGCTGACCCTGCTGGGCCTGCTGATCGCGGTCGTCGCCAGCCTCGTGCTCGGCGTGACGTCGGCGCTGTTCCGCGACCGCTGGCCGGACCAGCTGATCCGGATCGTCACGCTGGCCGGCGTCGCCGCGCCCGCGTTCTGGATCGCGGTGCTGCTCGTGCAGTGGCTCGCGGTGGGTCAGGGCCTGTTCCCCACCAGCGGGTACGTCAGCCCGGCCGACTCGTTCGGCGGCTGGTTGAACTCGCTGACCCTGCCGGCGGTGTCGCTGGCGCTGCCGGTGGCCGCGCAGCTGACCCGGATCATCCGCACCTCGATGGTGGAGGAACTGGACAAGGACTACGTCCGCACCGCGCGCGGCGGCGGGTTGCCACCGGTGGTGGTCGTCGGCCGGAACGTGCTCCGCAACGCGTTGATCAACCCCCTCACCGTGCTCGGCCTGCGGGTCGGCTACCTGCTGGGCGGCGCCGTCGTGATCGAGACGATGTTCGCGCTGCCCGGGATGGGACAGAACATGATCCGAGCCGTCACCGACGGTGACACCGCGAAGGTCCAGGGCTTCGTGATCACGATCGCCGTCGGATTCGTCCTGGTCAACCTGATCGTCGACGTGCTGTACCTGATCGTGAACCCGCGCCTGCGGAGCCGGTCGTGA